The sequence CCGGCGCTCGCCGCCAAGTCGGCCCGGCGTGCCTTTCTCGAAAGCGTGGCGGTCGAGCTGCTGAACCCCAAGACAGCGCTGTTCTTCGTGGCGCTGCTGCCGCAGTTCATCGATCCGGCGGCCAGCCTGCCGGTCTGGGCGCAGTTTCTCGTGCTCGGCACGATCGTGAATGTGATGTTCACCTCCACCGACCTTGTCTGCGTGCTGCTGGCGGGAGCGCTGGTCGAGAGGCTGCGCCGTTCGAGCCGTGCGCAACGTCTCATGCGGCGGGCCGGCGGCGCCGTGCTGGTTGGCCTCGGCACGCATCTCGCCCTGCAGCGCAACTGAGCCGCCTCACCCCCGCAGCTTGCCGAGCACCTCGATCAGCTCGGTGACCTTGGCGCGCTGCTCGTCGGCGTCGCCGGAGGCAATGGCGTGCTCGACGCAATGGCCGACATGGTCGCGCAGCACCTGCTCCTCGACCTTCTTCAGCGCCGCGCGCACCGCCGCGACCTGGGTCACGATGTCGATGCAATAGCGGTTGTGCTCGACCATGCGGGAGATGCCGCGCACCTGCCCCTCGATCCGGCTCAGGCGCTTCAGGCAGGCAAGGCGGGTGTCGTTCTGCATACTTGCCATATACCCTAGCGGGGTATATATCGCAAGTGCCAGATACCCGTGCAGGGTATATATTGGCGGGTATGCAGGGAGGGTGCCATGGCGGACAAGGACCACGACCACGCGGCTCACGATCCGAAGGCGCCGGGGGCCGGTTCCGACGCCCACGACAAGGGCGCCCACAAAGAGGGCGCCTCCTGCTGCGGCGGATCGGGGCATCATGACGCCGCGCCCGCGCCGGCCCATACGCACGATCACGGACATGCGCACGGACATGGGCAGTCGCCTGCGCATGATCACGCCGCACACATGGCCAAGGACCCCGTCTGCGGCATGGATGTCGACCCGCACACGGCCACGCACCGGGCCGAGCATGGCGGGCGGACCTATTATTTCTGCTGCACTGGCTGCCGCACCAAATTCGTCGCCGACCCGGAAAAGTACCTCGGCGAGCGGGCGCCGGCCGCGCCGGTGCCGGAGGGGACGGAGTACACCTGCCCCATGCACCCGGAGGTGCGCCAGATCGGCCCCGGCGCCTGCCCGATCTGCGGCATGGCGCTGGAACCGCTGCTGGTGAGCCTCGATTCCGGCCCGAACCACGAACTGATCGACATGACGCGCCGGTTCTGGATCGGGCTCGTGCTGACCGTGCCGGTCTTCGTGCTGGCGATGGGCGGCCACCTGTTCGCCGGGCTGCATCACCTTGTCCCGCCGGAGATGTCGCACTGGATCCAGCTCGTCCTCGCCACCCCGGTCGTGCTGTGGGCCGGCTGGCCGTTCTTCGTGCGCGGCGGGCAGTCGCTGGTCACGCGTAACCTTAACATGTTCACGCTGATCGCCATCGGCACCGGCGTCGCCTATGCCTACAGCCTCGTCGCCGTGCTGGCGCCGGGGCTGTTCCCGGCCGCCTTCCGGGGCGAGGACGGCACGGTCGCGGTCTATTTCGAGGCCGCCGCCGTCATCACCGTGCTGGTGCTGCTGGGGCAGGTGCTGGAGCTGCGCGCCCGCGAGCAGACCTCGGGCGCCATCCGGGCGCTGCTCGACCTCGCGCCGAAGACCGCGCTGCGCATCAATGCCGACGAGAGCGAGGAGGAGATCGCGCTCGACCAGGTCGGCGTCGGCGACCTGCTGCGGGTGCGCCCGGGCGAGAAGGTGCCGGTGGACGGCGCTGTGGTCGAGGGCCGCTCGGCGGTCGACGAATCCCTCGTCACCGGCGAATCCATGCCCGTCACCAAGGCCGAGGGCGACGGCGTGATCGGCGGCACGCTCAACCGCTCCGGCGGGCTGGTCATCCGCGCCGAGAAGGTCGGCCGCGACACCATGCTCGCGCGCATCGTGCAGATGGTCTCGCAGGCGCAGCGCTCGCGCGCGCCGATCCAGCGCCTCGCCGACAAGGTCGCCGGCTGGTTCGTGCCGCTGGTGGTGGCCTGCGCGCTGCTCGCCTTCGCCGCCTGGGCGGTGTTCGGGCCGGAACCGCGCCTGTCGCACGCGCTGATCGCGGCGGTGGCGGTGCTCATCATCGCCTGCCCCTGCGCGCTCGGCCTCGCCACGCCGATGTCGATCATGGTCGGGGTCGGGCGCGGCGCGCAGATGGGCGTGCTGATCCGCGACGCCGAGGCGCTGGAGCGGCTGGAGAGCGTCGATACGCTGGTGGTCGACAAGACCGGCACGCTCACCGAGGGCCAGCCGCGCGTCACCGCCATCGTGACCGAGGGCATCGAGGAGGTCGAGGCGCTGCGCCTTGCCGCCGCCGTCGAGCGGCTGTCCGAGCATCCGCTGGCCCGCGCCATCGTGACGGCGGCCCAGGAGGGCGGCCTCGATATCCCCAAGGTGCGCGGCTTCGACTCGCCGGTCGGCAAGGGCGCCTATGGCCTGGTCGACGGCAAGCAGGTGGTCATCGGCAGCGCCGCCTTCCTGCAGGAGCTGAACATCGACGCTTCGGCGCTGGCCGCGCGCGCCGACGAGCTGCGCCGCGAGGGCGCCAGCGCCGTTCTGCTCGCGGTGAACGGCAAGGCCGTGGCCGCCATCGCCATCGCCGACCCGATCAAGGCGACGACGCCGCAGGCGCTCAAGGACCTCGCCGCCGCGGGAATCCGCGTCGTCATGCTCACCGGCGACAACCGCATCACGGCGCAGGCGGTGGCCCGCCGGCTCGGCATCGCCGAGGTCGAGGCCGAGGTGGCGCCCGAGGAGAAGGCCGC comes from Ancylobacter sp. TS-1 and encodes:
- a CDS encoding heavy metal translocating P-type ATPase, giving the protein MADKDHDHAAHDPKAPGAGSDAHDKGAHKEGASCCGGSGHHDAAPAPAHTHDHGHAHGHGQSPAHDHAAHMAKDPVCGMDVDPHTATHRAEHGGRTYYFCCTGCRTKFVADPEKYLGERAPAAPVPEGTEYTCPMHPEVRQIGPGACPICGMALEPLLVSLDSGPNHELIDMTRRFWIGLVLTVPVFVLAMGGHLFAGLHHLVPPEMSHWIQLVLATPVVLWAGWPFFVRGGQSLVTRNLNMFTLIAIGTGVAYAYSLVAVLAPGLFPAAFRGEDGTVAVYFEAAAVITVLVLLGQVLELRAREQTSGAIRALLDLAPKTALRINADESEEEIALDQVGVGDLLRVRPGEKVPVDGAVVEGRSAVDESLVTGESMPVTKAEGDGVIGGTLNRSGGLVIRAEKVGRDTMLARIVQMVSQAQRSRAPIQRLADKVAGWFVPLVVACALLAFAAWAVFGPEPRLSHALIAAVAVLIIACPCALGLATPMSIMVGVGRGAQMGVLIRDAEALERLESVDTLVVDKTGTLTEGQPRVTAIVTEGIEEVEALRLAAAVERLSEHPLARAIVTAAQEGGLDIPKVRGFDSPVGKGAYGLVDGKQVVIGSAAFLQELNIDASALAARADELRREGASAVLLAVNGKAVAAIAIADPIKATTPQALKDLAAAGIRVVMLTGDNRITAQAVARRLGIAEVEAEVAPEEKAAVVARLKSEGRVVAMAGDGVNDAPALAGADVGIAMGSGTDVAIESAGVTLLRGDLGGIVHARRLSQATMRNIRQNLFFAFLYNGAGVPIAAGVLYPVFGLLLSPMVAALAMALSSVSVIGNALRLRAMKL
- a CDS encoding metal-sensitive transcriptional regulator — encoded protein: MQNDTRLACLKRLSRIEGQVRGISRMVEHNRYCIDIVTQVAAVRAALKKVEEQVLRDHVGHCVEHAIASGDADEQRAKVTELIEVLGKLRG
- a CDS encoding LysE family translocator, producing MPRNELFLAFLATAGLFACIPGPAMLYTAAQTLARGRLSGLTAVLGLHLGCYAHVVAAAAGLSVLFHAVPLLYTGVKLAGAAYLVWLGIGMFRTRRQGAEAPMPALAAKSARRAFLESVAVELLNPKTALFFVALLPQFIDPAASLPVWAQFLVLGTIVNVMFTSTDLVCVLLAGALVERLRRSSRAQRLMRRAGGAVLVGLGTHLALQRN